From bacterium, a single genomic window includes:
- a CDS encoding saccharopine dehydrogenase NADP-binding domain-containing protein, whose product MRVLILGAAGAMASVVIRDLLEFVPDVRITAADLKEPNFQNGRIRTTTIDVRDITSTNQLVAGHDVVLNCVNYYFNVPIMQASLQAHVPYSDLGGLYHGSLKQFGLDDSFRRERVTAVLGMGSTPGITNVMAGVLAGKWDEIHELHVRIGCFDASAAGPLPVPYALDTVLDEFALEPMVFTAGKAVAVPPMSGEETIHFPAPVGKMQAIYTLHSEVAMFPRSFPSLREASFKVAFPEDFTNKIRFLVELGFASREKILRDVSPRELLIALTAKQPAPDAEPKDCDVIRVHAKGLKNGKPVTGMAESIILPHPEWKIAAGSLDTGVPLSIVGQMLAKREINAPGVLCPEIAVPADRFLSELARRGINVRFEMR is encoded by the coding sequence ATGAGAGTTCTGATACTTGGCGCCGCGGGCGCGATGGCTTCCGTTGTAATCCGTGATCTCCTGGAGTTTGTTCCTGATGTTCGCATCACCGCAGCGGATCTGAAGGAACCGAATTTTCAGAACGGCCGCATCAGAACAACTACAATTGATGTGCGCGACATCACTTCTACTAACCAATTAGTAGCCGGTCATGATGTGGTGCTCAATTGCGTCAATTACTACTTCAACGTTCCCATCATGCAGGCTTCGCTTCAGGCGCACGTGCCCTATTCCGATCTGGGTGGCCTGTATCACGGCTCGCTGAAACAGTTTGGCCTGGACGATTCCTTTCGGAGAGAACGAGTGACGGCAGTTCTCGGCATGGGTTCCACTCCCGGTATCACCAATGTTATGGCTGGAGTCCTTGCAGGAAAATGGGACGAAATCCATGAATTGCACGTGCGTATCGGCTGTTTCGACGCCTCGGCCGCCGGCCCTTTACCGGTACCTTATGCCCTGGATACTGTGCTGGATGAGTTTGCACTCGAACCGATGGTGTTTACAGCCGGCAAGGCTGTTGCCGTTCCTCCTATGAGTGGGGAGGAGACCATCCATTTTCCCGCTCCAGTGGGAAAAATGCAGGCGATTTACACGCTCCATTCGGAAGTCGCCATGTTCCCGCGTTCGTTTCCTTCGCTTCGCGAAGCCAGCTTTAAAGTTGCTTTCCCCGAAGATTTCACCAACAAGATCCGTTTCCTGGTAGAACTTGGATTTGCATCGCGCGAGAAAATTCTGCGCGATGTGTCACCACGGGAATTGTTGATCGCGTTAACTGCAAAACAACCGGCGCCTGATGCTGAGCCAAAAGATTGTGATGTGATTCGTGTCCATGCTAAGGGCCTAAAAAATGGCAAGCCTGTGACAGGAATGGCGGAATCGATTATCCTGCCGCATCCCGAATGGAAAATCGCAGCCGGCTCACTGGATACAGGAGTTCCTTTGTCGATTGTCGGTCAGATGCTGGCAAAGCGTGAAATCAACGCACCCGGAGTATTGTGTCCGGAAATCGCTGTACCGGCGGATAGATTTCTAAGCGAGCTTGCCCGCCGCGGGATTAATGTTCGATTCGAAATGCGTTGA